From the genome of Thermoanaerobaculales bacterium:
GTCATCGAGCTCTTCGAGTCGCTGGCCAAGGCGGAGGACGATCACCTGCGGATGCTCCGCAACCAGCGCGCCCGGGCCTTCGGGGGCGTCAGCGAGGACTGACCGGGCGCGCGAACGGCGTCGCCGCGCCGCCGCGGCCGAGGCCGAGCCACCGGAGCGAGCCACTCCTCCCACCCTCGGTTCTACGGAGGGCGCCCGCCCCAGGTTGCCTGTTTTAGGGCAAGCTACGACCCGTCGGCCGGCATCTCCCATTCGCCCAACGTGACCGCCTGCGAGGCCTCGATCCCCGACACCTCGTCGCGCACGCTGACCGCGATGCGCCGGGTGTCCTCGCGCATCAGCAGACGAATCCTCTGGACGGCGATGGCGTCCTCCGAGTAACGGTCCGACGGGATCGTCAGGCGAAGCCGGACCAGATGGGCCGGCGCGGTGTTCCCCTCGCCGTCGAGCACCGCCACCGCCACCAGGATCTGCCCGATGTGGCGATCCGCGTCCGGCACCAGCACCAGCCGGTCCACCGGCATCGCGAGCTGGATCGGCTGGACGAAGCGCTTGCCGTCGGTGGGTTCGGGCTCCTCGAGCGACACCTGCAGGCCGAGATCGTTGCCGCCGATGTCGAGCCTCAGCCTGGCGACCGCGAGGTCGGCGAGCCGCTGCGGCTCGGTGCGGTCGAGAACCTGATCGTGGTGGCGCACTCGCATGCCGTCCCCACGCACCCGGATGTTGACATCGTGGCGCCTGCCGTCGGGCGGCCCGTCGCGCCGGTAGCCCAGGTAGTAGTAGGTCGCGACCTGGTCGGCGAGCGTGTCGACCACCCGGTCCACGTCGCGGGTGTTCCCGAACATCGAGCCGCCGGTCGCGACCGCCACGTACTCCGCGCCCTCGGTGAGGTCGCGGATGTCGGCGAGGTTCGCGCCGGGGGTCCAGGCGCCGCCCCCCACGCTTTCGGAGAGGAGGACCGAGACCGCGCTCGGCGGGGTGAAGTCGGCGGTGGCGAGCTCGCGATCGCGGTCGCTCGCATCGATGATGTAAAACGTGGCGCCGGATGCCTGAGCGGATGCCGCGAGCGCCGCGAACTCCCGGTCCAGCTTGACCTCCTCGCCCCACATGGCCGGCTCGATGACCGGCATGACCGACGCCAGCGGCTGCATCCTGCTGTACCAGACGTTGTAGACGTCGAGCATCGGCCGCATCGCCAGGTCCTCGCCCACCCACACCACCGCCTTGCGGCCCTCGATCCCGGCCACCGCGCGCAGCAGCTCGTCGGCCACCCGCAACGACTGCCGGATCCGCTCGTACTCGCGCTGGCGGACGTTGTTGATCTCGGTCAGCAGCCGCTGCGCAACGGCCTTCGAGTAGGAGAGCTCGGAGGACGGCAGCTGGCCGCCCTCTTGGTTGGCGTTTCCGCCCGCCCGCTGCGAGCTGCGGTAGATCTCCTCGTTGTAGACCGAGCGCTTGAGGTAGCGCTTGCTCTTCTTCAGGGCATCGCCGGCGGACGGCATCTCGGCGACGCCGCGCAGCGCGGCCTTGAGGCCGGGACCGTTGGAGGTGAAGGGCTTGACGACCTCCAGCGAGCCGGTGTTGAGGGCGATCAGGAAGGAGTCGCTCTGCTCGATCCCCTCCTCGACGAACGACTCCAACGACCTCAGCACCTCCCTCCGGGTCCTGCGCTCGAGGCTCTCGTTGTCGAACAGCAAGGCCACGTAGCGTCCCTTGTGCGCCGTGGCCGGCGGCGTCTCCTCGCCCCCTGCCTGCTCGACCGCGGCATCGACCGGGACCAGCTCCCGCCGGTCGATCGCCTCGAAGTTGGTGATCGTCACCGGCGCGCCGTCTTCGAAGACCTCGAAGTCCTCGGGCGCGAGCCCCTGGACCGGCGCACCCTTGGAGTCCACGACCGTCACGAAGAGGTTGATGAGGCTGACATCGAGCTCTCCCCGGAAGGCGGGAAGCGCGCCGGGCTCGTCCGCCGGCTCGAAGGACACCGGGGCCCCGCCTGCCGGAGCGCCGCCATCGGCCTGCTGGGCGGAGGCGGGCCACACCACGGCCATCGCGAGCACGGCCAGACCCGCCCCAGCCAACCTTCGGCTCAGCACGCGCGCCTCCCCGGCCATCCGTACAGTCGAGACATACGGCGGCACCCCGCAGCAGGTTCGCACGATGTCCAACCCGGCGGTGGGCCGATTCGTTCCCGCGGCCGGGGCGCTCCCGGCGGTGGCGTACAATCCGCCGCGACGAATGGCGATCATGGACCCCAGCCGCATCCCGATCGGGCGAGCTCACCTCGACGAGGGCGACCGGCGCCGGCTGCTGCGGCTCGAGCTGCTGGTGGCTGCGGGACGCTTCGATGAGGCCCAGGAAACGGCCGAGGAGCTGTGGCTGGAGGCGACCGACGCCCACAAGCGCCTCTACCAGGGCCTGTCCAACGCCCTCACCGCCGTCTGTGCCCGGCAGTCGCGCCAGCTCCGGGGCGCGCGGCAGATCGCGGACCAGACCGGATCGATGCTGGCGCCCTTCCCGCGCCGGGCGCTCGACCTCGAGCTCGACGCGCTCATCGAGTCGGTGCGGGACTTCGTGGCGCGCGGCGAAGGGCCAGTTCTGCTGCGGCGGCAGGGCGGCGGCCAACACGGCGAACGAGGTTCTTAAGCCTCGGTCGCGGTGACCCTCCGGGAGGGGCTCGCTCCCAAACCGCTTCCCCTTCCGCTTCCGCTTCCGAGCCCGACGACCTCCCGCCTCACGAACGCGGGCGAGGAAGCGGGCGCGGAAGCGGGCTGAGAACGCCCCCCCTCCCCTACTCCCTATCCCCTATCCCCTCTATCAGATCCAGCGGGTGACAGCCTCGAGCGGGCGGCGCCGGCGCTTGGGAGGCGCCTCCGCAGGCACGCCGATCGGGACCATCGCGATCGGCCGCCACTCCGGGTCGAGCTCGAGCGCCCGCTGAGCGGACTGCTCGTCGAAGGCGCCGACCCAGCACGCCCCCAGCCCGGCCGCGGTGACGGCGAGCAGCATGTTCTCGACCGCCGCCGCGGTGTCCTGGAGGCAGTAGAGATCGCGTCCCCTGGACCCGTATCCGCGGGCACTCTCCGCCGGCACCGCGCACACCACGACCGTCACCGGCGCGGCGGCGACGAAGGCCTGGCCGAAGGCCGCAGCGGCCAGCGCCTGCCGGTGGCTGTCGTCGGTCACCACCACGAAGCGCCAGGGCTGGAGGTTGCCGGCTGACGGCGCCGAGCGTGCCGCCTCGAGGATCTCCAGGACCCGCGGCCGGGGCACGGGGTCGGCCGTGAACGAGCGGCACGAGAAGCGGCCGGCCACCACGCTGCGGAATTCCAGGCTCATCGCTCGCTCCAATCGGTCGTCAGTGCTCGCGAGTGACGTCGTCGAGCCGGCGCCAGGTGGCGTCGCCGCGCCGCCGCACCGGGGCGTGGCCCTCGAGCACTCCCGACCGCCCGAGCTCGACGAGCTGCTCGATCGTGTAGGGCCCGTCGAGGCTGCCCTGCACCACCGCGAACCAGATCCGCGGCGAGCCGCTCCCTGCCGGCTCGGGCCGCCGGCCCTCCCGCGTCTCCACGGTGGCCGGCGTCCGCACGCGCCGCCGCAGCGCGATCGAGCCGATGACCAGCGCCGCGACCAGCGCCAGCCAGACCGGCGCCGGCACCCTCTGGCCACGCGCGGCCGGCACGCCGGCGACCGTGCCGCCGAGCTCCGAGTTGAGGGCGGCGAGCACCCGCTCGGCGTCTCCCTCCGCGAGACGGGCGCCGTCGGGCCCGAACAGGACCAGGTGCGGCAGGGCGGAGAGGCCGTGCTGACGCGCTACCGGGCTCGACCAGTCGATGACATCGACCTTGCGCAGGGCCAGCCGGTCCGGGTGCTGCTCGGCCAACCGCTCGAGGAGCGGGGTCAGGTAGCGACACGGCGCGCACCAGTCGGCGAAGAAATCGAACACCACCAGCTTGCCGGGCACCAGGTGCTCCTCGAGCGTGACCTCCCGGCCCTGGCTGATGAGCGCGACGTCGGCATGTTCGGTCGCCGCGCTCGCGATCGGGGCAGCCGCGAGCGCAGTCAGGATCAGCAACGCCACGGAAGGTCGAGTCACGTCGATCCTCATCGCTGGATACTGTAGCAACCTCCCCATCGCACGTGACAGGGAGGGTGCTTCATCCCGCTTCCCTGCCCGCTTCCGCGCCCGCGTCCGCTTCCACGCCCGGATGTCGCCGGCGCTGGAGTCGATGGAGTGGAGGACCAGTTCCGGGCGCGGGCTCGGAAGCGGAAGGGGAAGCGGAAGCGGGCCGGGCCACTCACCCGAAGGCAGGCCGTGCCCCCCTTCATGAACCCACTGTCAGGACCTGTGTTTGGATGCGCGCAGCGCATCCCGAGGAGCCTGTGGGCAGAGGCCAACAACAGGATCGACTTGAGGAGCGCGCACAGGGGCCTATGCCCTGCAGGCTCCTAGCCGTACGGGAACACCAGCGGGTACCTGGGGATCATCAGCTCGCGGGCCGCCTCCTGCTCGGCGGACGTCGGACGGACCAGGAGGACGGTCGCGGCGAGGTCACGGTCGAGCGCCGAGACCGTGCTGCCGAGGCCAACGTCCACCGGCCCCCGTTTGCTGTGGGTGCCGACGACCAGCAGGTCGGCCCCCAGCTCCGCGACAACCTCGGGGATGACCCTGCTTGGCCGGCCCTCGCGCATCAAGATCGCGACCTCCGTGCCGGCGGCGCGCAGCGGCTCACAAAAGCGCTCGAGCTTGTCCGCGGTCGTCTCAACCCCCGGCAGCAGCTCGACCGGGGCGTCGACCGACAGGACGGTGAGCGACGCGCCCGAGGCCTGCGCCAGCAGCGCGGCGAGATCGCGGATGCGCAGGGAGATCGGCGTGAAGTCGAGGTACCGTTGCAGCGCCACTGCGGCCACGATCCGTCGGTAGGCCATGGCTCGACCTCCTCTCACGGCCATGGTACCGCGACCCGGCGGCGGGCGGCCCGGCACAGGGCCACGGTCGAGGCCGAGCCGCCCTGCCGTCGCTCCGGCCCGCCCGCCCGAGGTGACTCCCGGTGCGGTCCGGGCTAGACTGCAGCCAGGGGTCGGCGCAGGCGACCGGCAATGAGGCGTTTCGGCAAGTACCTCCTCCTGGACAAGATCTCGACGGGCGGCATGGCCGACGTCTATCGGGCGAAGCTCGTCGGCATCCGCGGTTTCACCAAGACGCTGGCCATCAAGCGCATCCACCCCCACCTGCTCGAGCGCACGCGCTTCCTGCGCATGTTCACCGACGAGGCGAAGATCGCCTCGCGCCTGGTCCACCCCAACATCGTCCAGATCTACGACCTTGGCGAGGAGGAGGGCATCCCCTACATCGCCATGGAGTACGTGCCCGGCCGCGACCTCTTCCGGGTTGTGCAGAAGCTGGTTTCCCAGCGGCAGCGCTGCCCGTGGCGGCTCGCCACCCGGGTGATCAGCGAGACCTGTGCCGGGCTCTACTACGCTCACGAGTTTCGGTCGCTCGACGGCCAGCCCCAGGAGATCGTCCACCGCGACGTCAGCCCGCGCAACATCCTGATCTCCTACAGCGGCGAGGTGAAGCTGACCGACTTCGGGATCGCCCGCGCCCGCGACCGCGAGGAGCACACCGAGCTCGGGGTGATCAAGGGAAAGGTGCGCTACATCTCCCCCGAGGGCGCCGCCGGCGGGAAGGTCGACGGGCGCAGCGATCTCTACTCGCTCGGCGTCGTCTTCACCGAGATGATGACCATGGCGCCGTTCCGCGAGGCGCCGAACGACATGGCGATGCTGCTCGACATCCGCCAGGGCAAGTTCGACCGCAGCCGCATCGCCCGCCTGCCGGGGCCGCTCGGGCGTGTGATCGAGCGCACCCTGGCGGTCGATCCCGCCGACCGTTACCCGGACGCCAACGCCCTTCGCGAAGATCTCCTGCGCAGCGTCGACGACGACAGCCGTCCCCTGTCGGACGCCGAGCTCAAGCGCTTCATGGCGAACCTCTACGCCGAGGAGATCGCCGCCGAGCAGGAGACCGAGCGCCGCGCCGAGCAGCTGTGGCGCGATCCGGACCTGCAGGCGGTGCCCAGGGGCCGGGAGGCGGCCGACGGGCGGCCGGCGGCGGGCGAGGGTGGCAATCCTCTCGCCCTCAACCTGCCGGGCGTGCCGCGGGTCCGGGTGCCTGCTCCGAGCCCGCTCAATGTCCGCAAGCCCGACCTCGAGGGCGACCTGCTGCACATGCCGGTGCCGCGGCTGCTGCAGCGGCTGCGCAACGCGCGCGAGACCGGCCAGCTCGACCTGATCCGAGATCCGGTGCGCAAGACCGTGTTCTTCGAGAGCGGCGAGCCGTCGTTCGCGGTCTCCAACATCGAGCGCGAGTTCTTCGGCGAGTACCTGGTGGCGCGGGGCGCGCTGACCCGCGAGCAGCACGCGGCGGTGCTCGACCGGGCCGCCCGGGAAGGGCTCCGCTTCATGGAGGCCGCGCTCGCGCTCCAGGTGGTGTCCCCCAACCAGATCTACCGATTCCTTGCCGATCAGATCCGGGAGCGGATCCTCGAGGTCTTTGCCTGGACCGGCGGGAGCTACGGCTTCTACCGCGGCCTCCTCCCTCCCGAGCCCGGGATGCCGCTCAATCTGCGCACCTTCACCTTGATCCACGAGGGCGTCCAGGACCGCGTGCCGCTGGTCGTGATCCGTCGCGAGCTGGAGCGGTTCCTGCGCCACAACATGGTGCTCGACGGGAACGACCTCCCGTCCGACCTCCAGCTGTCCGGCCGCCAGCAGCGGCTGATCCGTGCCATCGAGTCGGAGCAGTCGACGGCCGCCGAGCTGATCAAGCGCGAGAAGGACGAGGAGCAGATCCTGCGCCTGCTCTACATGCTGCACCAGATCGAGCGCATCGAGTTCGTCGAAGCCGACGCCTGACACCGCCCACCAGCCCTTCCTGGGGTCAGGGGAGAGGGGTTGGGGGTGAGGGCCCGTTTTCGTCCCCGTTCTTGTCCCCGTCCCCGTTCCCGTTCCCGTTCCCGCTCGTTCGCTCCGTCCTCGAAAACGTTTCACGTCGGTTCTGCGAGGGCGCTCCCCGAGGGAGCCACCTTTGGCGATTTCGGGTCTCGAGCACCTTGGCACGAGGATCGTGGTCCCGAAATCGCCAAAGATGGCACTCCCGCCGGACGCCCCTCTTCGGACCCGCCACGCCTCCCGGGAACGGCAGCGGATGCGGGCGCGGGTCGAGCTGCGGCCTGCCGCTCGAAGGACTGGTGCACCACCCGCTACACTGTGGCCATGATCCCGACCGCCACGTCGCGCCAGCTGGCCAGCTGGCGCCGCATCGGGCTCTGGCTGGCATTCGCGGGCGCGTGCTGGGTCGCGGCCCGTGCCTCCGAGCGCCACACCCGGCTCGAGATCATCTCGACCGGGAGCCGGGTCGAGGTGGCCGCTGACGGCTCCTCGCTGGCCGTGCCGCTGGCGGTCGAGTCGGTGCGCCGGATCGAGATCGTGGCCACGGGCTCGGCGTTTCCGCCCGGCGGCAGGAGCCTCGAGATCACGCAGGGCCCAGTCAGGGTGCTGATCGACCGCCTGCCGGCCAGCTTCGATCTGCCGCGCGGCCGGGCCGCGCCGATTGGCGACTGGGAGATCGACGCCCGCGCCGGGACGGGGCTGGGCTGGGCCCGCGATGTGCGCGTGGACGGCCCCTTCGAGCTCGCGGCCGTCTTCACCGGGCGGCCGCACCAGCACCTGGCGGTCAACCTGGTCGGCACGCCGTCGTGCTCGGTGAGCTTCCGCCGCGGCCTCATCAACAACGACCTCTTCGTGTGGGACTCCGAGTGGGTCCCGCTTGCGGTCACCAGCATCGACCCGCAGCCGGTCGCGGACGCCCTGGCCGCGCTGTCGCTGCTGCTCGACGCGGCGGCGGCTGCGGCGGGCCTGATCGGCTGCTTCCTCGCGCTGTGGCGGCTCGCGCCGCGTGGCGAGGTCGCGACCCGGCCGTGGGCGAAGGGCCGGCTCGTGTCCTGGGCGGCCGCCGTGGCGCTCGCCGCCGCCGCGACCGCCTGCTCGTGGTGGGTGGCCGGCAGCGTGCTGGAGCGCCTCCCGCACCTGCCGGATGAGACGGTCCAGCTGCTGCAGGCGAGGTGGCTGACCGAGGGACGCCTCTGGCAGGCCGCGAGCGCGTTCCAGGCCCACCTCGACCTGCCCTTCACCTACGTCTCCAGCGGCCGCTGGCTCGCGCACTACCCTCCCGGGTGGCCGCTGCTGCTGGCGGCCGGGCTCGCGCTCGGGGCGCCGTGGGTGGTGGCACCGGTCCTCGGCGGGCTCTACGTGCTGCTGCTGTTCCTTTTCGGACGCGAGCTGTTCGATGGTCCCACCGGCCTGATCGCGGCCGCCCTTGCGGCGCTGTCGCCGATGTGCAGGATCGTCTTTTCAAGCCACCTGTCGCACGCCGGGAGCGCCACCGCGATCGTGCTCGCGCTGCTGCTGCTCGCGGTCGCCCGGCGCAGCCGGCGGCCGGCACTGGCCGCGTGCGGCGGGCTTGTCGTCTCGCTCGCCTTCGCCATGCGGCCGCTGGCCGCGGTCGCCGTCGCCGCTCCGGTCGCCGTCGTCCTCGTCGTCGAGGCGGCGAGGGAGCGCAGGCCAGGGGCCGCGGGGGTGCTGCTCGGCGCCGGGATCGGCGGGATCGCCGGCACCGTCCCGCTGCTGTGGGCCAACCTGGTGGTGACCGGCAATGCCCTGCACCTCCCCTACACCCTGGCCAGGGGATCGATGTACGGGCTCGCCAACCTCCCGTTCGGGATCCAGCACCTCGACGCCATCCTCGCCTCGACCGTCCCCGCCCTCTTCGGCTGGGGCTGGGGCTCGTCCTGGGTGTGGCTGTTCAACGCCCTGCCGCTCGCCTTTGCATGGACCCCATTCCTGCTGCGCCGGGCCGGCCGGGCCGAGCTGCTGCTGCTCGCGATTTGCGGCTGCCTCGCCGCCGCCCACCTCGGGACCAAGGCCAATGGCCTGCACGGCTACGGCCCGCGCTACTACTTCGACGCCTTCTTCGCCCTCTACCTGCTGACCGCCCGCGGCTTCCAGGAGCTGGCGCGGGCGGTGGAGACCCCGCCCGGGCCGTCCGGCCGGAAGGAAGCTCCGAGCCTGGCCACGGCCGCGACGGCGACGGCGCTGCTCGCGGCGCTGTGCCTGCCGGCGGCGGTGACGCTTCCCGGCCGGCTGCGCCTCTACCACGGCTACAACCAGGTCGACGGCTCGCTCGAGCGGGCGGTCGCCGCCGACGGTCTCGAGCGCGCGCTGATCGTCTTCGCCGGCGACGACTGGCAGGACTGGGCGATGGCTTCCCGCTTCATGACCGGCCAGCTCGGCCGCGACCTGATCTTCGCGCGCAGCATCGATGACGACCGGGACCTCCGGACGGCGTTCCCCGATCGGCCGGTCTACGTGTGGAGCGAGGGCAAGCTGGAGCGGCTCGACGGGCGCGCCCGAGTCCAAGACAACGGGGTCACCGATCCCGACGACTGACCGACCACCTTCCTCTCGCTCCGCCGCCGCCTCGTTCCCGTGCCCGTTCCCGTACCCGTTCCCGAACATTGTGGTCATGCCCTCCCCAACCCACAAGCGGACGGAAGAGCAGCGCACGTGCGAGACTGGATACGCTCCCCATCCGGGAACGGGAACGGGAGCGGGAACGGGAGCGGATTGACGATCGAGTCAACCCAGGGAGTTGAGCGGCCGTTCCGGGCGGGCTACGTGCTCCTCGCGCGCTCCGGCGACCTCGCCGAGCGGGCGCGCGCGCTCGATGCGCTGCTCGCCGACTGCACGGTCTGCCCCCGCGAGTGCCGGGTCGATCGGCGGGTGGAGCTCGGCGTCTGCGCCACCGGCGCCGACGCCGTGGTGGCGTCGTACAGCCTGCACTTCGGCGAGGAGCCGGTGATCTCCGGCCGCCGTGGCTCGGGCACCGTGTTCCTCGCCAACTGCAACCTGCGCTGCGCGTTCTGCCAGAACCACGACATCTCGCAGCGCCCGTCCGACTTCGTCGGCCACGAGATCCCCGACGAGGCGCTGGCGGCGCTCTTCCTCGACCTCCAGGACCGCGGCGCGCACAACCTCAACTGGGTGTCGCCGAGCCACCAGGTGCCGCAGCTCGTGCGGGCGCTCGCGATCGCCGCCGCCCGCGGCCTTGTCATCCCGATCGTCTACAACTCGAACGGCTACGACTCGGTCGAGGTGCTGCGGCTGCTCGACGGCGTGGTCGACATCTACATGCCCGACCTCAAGTTCGCCGATCCGGCCACCGGCTGCCGCCTGTCCGGCATCGAGGACTACCCGGTGCGAGCACGCGCCGCCCTAGCCGAGATGCACCGCCAGCTCGGCGACGACTGGGTCCTGGCGCCGGACGGCGCGCTGCAGCGCGG
Proteins encoded in this window:
- a CDS encoding VWA domain-containing protein, which codes for MLSRRLAGAGLAVLAMAVVWPASAQQADGGAPAGGAPVSFEPADEPGALPAFRGELDVSLINLFVTVVDSKGAPVQGLAPEDFEVFEDGAPVTITNFEAIDRRELVPVDAAVEQAGGEETPPATAHKGRYVALLFDNESLERRTRREVLRSLESFVEEGIEQSDSFLIALNTGSLEVVKPFTSNGPGLKAALRGVAEMPSAGDALKKSKRYLKRSVYNEEIYRSSQRAGGNANQEGGQLPSSELSYSKAVAQRLLTEINNVRQREYERIRQSLRVADELLRAVAGIEGRKAVVWVGEDLAMRPMLDVYNVWYSRMQPLASVMPVIEPAMWGEEVKLDREFAALAASAQASGATFYIIDASDRDRELATADFTPPSAVSVLLSESVGGGAWTPGANLADIRDLTEGAEYVAVATGGSMFGNTRDVDRVVDTLADQVATYYYLGYRRDGPPDGRRHDVNIRVRGDGMRVRHHDQVLDRTEPQRLADLAVARLRLDIGGNDLGLQVSLEEPEPTDGKRFVQPIQLAMPVDRLVLVPDADRHIGQILVAVAVLDGEGNTAPAHLVRLRLTIPSDRYSEDAIAVQRIRLLMREDTRRIAVSVRDEVSGIEASQAVTLGEWEMPADGS
- a CDS encoding thioredoxin domain-containing protein, with the translated sequence MRIDVTRPSVALLILTALAAAPIASAATEHADVALISQGREVTLEEHLVPGKLVVFDFFADWCAPCRYLTPLLERLAEQHPDRLALRKVDVIDWSSPVARQHGLSALPHLVLFGPDGARLAEGDAERVLAALNSELGGTVAGVPAARGQRVPAPVWLALVAALVIGSIALRRRVRTPATVETREGRRPEPAGSGSPRIWFAVVQGSLDGPYTIEQLVELGRSGVLEGHAPVRRRGDATWRRLDDVTREH
- a CDS encoding DUF309 domain-containing protein, giving the protein MAIMDPSRIPIGRAHLDEGDRRRLLRLELLVAAGRFDEAQETAEELWLEATDAHKRLYQGLSNALTAVCARQSRQLRGARQIADQTGSMLAPFPRRALDLELDALIESVRDFVARGEGPVLLRRQGGGQHGERGS
- a CDS encoding radical SAM protein, whose protein sequence is MTIESTQGVERPFRAGYVLLARSGDLAERARALDALLADCTVCPRECRVDRRVELGVCATGADAVVASYSLHFGEEPVISGRRGSGTVFLANCNLRCAFCQNHDISQRPSDFVGHEIPDEALAALFLDLQDRGAHNLNWVSPSHQVPQLVRALAIAAARGLVIPIVYNSNGYDSVEVLRLLDGVVDIYMPDLKFADPATGCRLSGIEDYPVRARAALAEMHRQLGDDWVLAPDGALQRGLLVRVLVLPEGLAGIDDSLAWVARELSPRVAISLLAQYHPAHRARSTGDFPELGRRISDEEWRAAVATLGRHMAGDRHHVQG
- a CDS encoding nitroreductase family protein produces the protein MSLEFRSVVAGRFSCRSFTADPVPRPRVLEILEAARSAPSAGNLQPWRFVVVTDDSHRQALAAAAFGQAFVAAAPVTVVVCAVPAESARGYGSRGRDLYCLQDTAAAVENMLLAVTAAGLGACWVGAFDEQSAQRALELDPEWRPIAMVPIGVPAEAPPKRRRRPLEAVTRWI
- a CDS encoding protein kinase — protein: MRRFGKYLLLDKISTGGMADVYRAKLVGIRGFTKTLAIKRIHPHLLERTRFLRMFTDEAKIASRLVHPNIVQIYDLGEEEGIPYIAMEYVPGRDLFRVVQKLVSQRQRCPWRLATRVISETCAGLYYAHEFRSLDGQPQEIVHRDVSPRNILISYSGEVKLTDFGIARARDREEHTELGVIKGKVRYISPEGAAGGKVDGRSDLYSLGVVFTEMMTMAPFREAPNDMAMLLDIRQGKFDRSRIARLPGPLGRVIERTLAVDPADRYPDANALREDLLRSVDDDSRPLSDAELKRFMANLYAEEIAAEQETERRAEQLWRDPDLQAVPRGREAADGRPAAGEGGNPLALNLPGVPRVRVPAPSPLNVRKPDLEGDLLHMPVPRLLQRLRNARETGQLDLIRDPVRKTVFFESGEPSFAVSNIEREFFGEYLVARGALTREQHAAVLDRAAREGLRFMEAALALQVVSPNQIYRFLADQIRERILEVFAWTGGSYGFYRGLLPPEPGMPLNLRTFTLIHEGVQDRVPLVVIRRELERFLRHNMVLDGNDLPSDLQLSGRQQRLIRAIESEQSTAAELIKREKDEEQILRLLYMLHQIERIEFVEADA
- a CDS encoding universal stress protein, with the translated sequence MAYRRIVAAVALQRYLDFTPISLRIRDLAALLAQASGASLTVLSVDAPVELLPGVETTADKLERFCEPLRAAGTEVAILMREGRPSRVIPEVVAELGADLLVVGTHSKRGPVDVGLGSTVSALDRDLAATVLLVRPTSAEQEAARELMIPRYPLVFPYG